The Tenrec ecaudatus isolate mTenEca1 chromosome 12, mTenEca1.hap1, whole genome shotgun sequence genomic interval CCCaagaccccccccacacacttatatgtatttacttatttattgccatattttacatcatccaatgtattcattcacctacacttctgttatttgttcccatccagtggggttatacagtcttcATTGCTATCAgtcgtctcctccccaccccccgcccccttcctGTATCCtcagaatcattactcctgttactgtttttgAAGAGCTATCTAGGTTGGCTTTCAtggaatgatcttaattatacaaatgaacctatgcttcttccatgtgggctttgttacttccctggtagatggccgcttatttatcttcaagcctttaagaccccagacactatatcttttgatagccgggcaccatcagctttcctcactacatttgcttatgcactcactttgtcttcagtgactctgtaatgggaaggcgagcatcatcaaatgccagtttaatagaacaaagtcttcttgcattaagggagtacttgattagaggcccaatgtccatctgctaccttaatatcaaacctataaatcagtggttctcaaccttcctaatgcctcgaccctttaatacagttcttcatgttgtggtgacctcaaccataaaatcattttcattgctacttcataactgtaattttgctaccgttatgaattgggtgacccttgtgaaaggatcgttctactcctaaaggggttgcgacccacaggttgagaaccactgttttagctaAACTGAAAGGAAGaagtgaaataaaagagctgaacagatgaTTTTTAAGGGCAGCTTAAAGAAGATGGAGTTAGGAAAACAAAATGGAAGAGTACTCTCAGCCATATGACCTTAGAAACTCTCTTGGATAATtctgtcctgccctatagggttgctatgagtcaatattgactcactggcagtgggttttatttcTAGTGGAGAAATACTTGTGTGCTTTACTCCTAACCAGACGGTTTGAACCTAGAAGCCATGTTgccgaagaaagatgatggtctgcttccataaagacctaGAAACCCGAAGGTACAGCTCTCTCTTCTGTAGCGTGTCTGTGGGTCAAAGTAAATTAGGCTTCAGTGAAGTAAATTATTTGTTTTTACTGTTTAAATGAATATGTTATCTGGGTATAAATCACAACATTACTCTCTTGAATAATGCTTAAGGCATTTAAATTGATTCACAATACTTTCTCCAATGAAGTCATTCATGTTTGAGGCTCGGGATGTGTTTTATGCATCACTTGTGCTCCTCATGGGTTTTATCACAACCAGCTATGTAGTCATGTTGAAAAACTTGCTATGGGGAATTGTGTTCTCCAGAATTAACTCAGTGAACACCTTCAGATACAGACTCTGTGGCCACTGGTTACACTCATTGTAAAAGTTGGTAATTCTTTGCTATACATTGATTTCTCGCTCACTCTAGAAACCAGTTACATTTGAAGATGTCACTGTGGTCTTCTCGGAGGCAGAATGGATGACACTGAGCTCTGAGCAGAAGACCCTGTACAGAGACGTGATGCTGGAGAGTTACAGGAATCTGCTCTCCGTGGGTGAGGGTGTGTGTTTTCCCTTTATTAAGTCTCTAGATATTTGTTAACTACCTACTACATGccaaaaggagccctgatggcacagtgattaaattcttagaaggtcaatagtttgaatccTTAATCTTATCCTGAATTGTACCTTGTTCGTTATTAAACCAATTAATTAGAGCAGGTGTCTGTGCAGACATGTTCAAGTTCAAGAACCACACCATGTACAACCAATCCCGGAAATAACAGACAGAAATGGGTATCAAGAAACCCCAGTCACAGCGATATGAATCTCTGAAAGGGGTGTACCCCACATTCATGAGGAACATTTGCTGTGCCAAGAAGCACAGCAAGAAGGTCCTGAAGACAATGCAGGCTGACAGTGCCATGGATGCTTGTGCTGATGTTATCAAGGCTCTTGTGAAGAGACCTCTATGGGTATCAACCGCAAACTCAGTTGACTGGCCTACATTGGCCATCCCAAGCTTGGCAAGCGGGCTCAGACATGTATTGCCAAGGGTCTGAGGCTCTGTTGGCTCAAAGACAAGGCACAAAAAGAAAGGCTGACACTCCAGCCAACGCCTCGACTCCAGCTCAAGCTCCTAAAGGTGCCCAGGCCACAAAGTAGAGTTCTCTGTCTGAGGATGAGAGGGACTGGTGTGACCCCTGGCCTGCCATCTGCATGGAGTTGGTGTCCTGTGCTGTTTGTACAAATAAACCTAAGGTGGGCAAAcatcaaaaacccaaaccagttaGTTATAAATATGGTTGTTGTCTattattccttctttttaataagaaaaGTCTTGAAGGACATTGCCTCAGAGGTCATAGAACCTGTTTTTTCTAAGTAATACCAAAATGTGAAGGGGAGAATATGGCAATGTGAATGACAAAGGCTTATAGGTTTAATGGAATGACAAGGCAGGCTATATTAGAAACTGTTTATAAGACAGAAGCAGTTGCTGATCCTTGCTTGAGAAATTGTAATCTGTTTGACATGTTGAAGAGGTTTTGGGTTGGGCTGTCTGCACTGTAATacctaaatccactgccatcaagttgatggtaactcacagctaccctatttAAGATATTGTGTAACTGTCCCTTAGGGTGCCAGGGCTGTACATGTAGAAGCAGACTGCTCCATCATTCTACTGTTGAgctattggtgggtttgaaccaccagcttttTGGATCTTAGCCAAATACTTTAACCACAGCACTATTGGCGTTCTTCTGGATTGCAGTAGACCGTGTAATTTGTTTAACTGGACCTTAAATGAGCCAATTGGGTTGTGTATATTATCAACAACTATTGTGGCAATgaaattgttgttagctgccatggtGTCTGttttaactcatggtgaccccgtgtaTGAGGTAGAACCTTCCAACAGATAGCCCGGCCTGTCTTCCAAACCACCACCCTTTGGGCTAGGTGTGGAGCACTTAACTGTCTGTGATTCTCTGGGACTCCAGCAGCGAGATACCATCATGTCTTAAGAAAAGGCTGTGCAGGCCACTCATAGCTGCTCTAATAGAAAgtcctctctctcctgcagaaccACAGTCAGAAATCTGCCCCTGTTCCTCCTGCCTCTTGGCTCTCTCCTGTCAGCAGTTCCTCAGCCAGCATGTGCTGCAGATCTTCCCCGGCTTGTGTGCAGACGATCACTTCCATCCAGGAGAGTCCAGCCTGGGGCCCCAGAAGCAGCCAGAGCATCAGGATTCTGATGAGAGCTGCAGGAATGAAAACACTCAAGGTCAGGACCAAGAAGACGTCTCCAAACCCTGGTGTGAAAGTATAGGGGAGAGAGAGATCTCAAGCGCATTCTGCAGCCCAGCTGGGAGACAGCCAGCAAGCTCAAGAGAAGGCAACACAGTGGTAGGAATGGAGGCCAACTCAGTCCACAcagcagaaaaggatgtggaaacaGATAAAGGGTTGAAAGAATTAGAAACTTCAATATTTGAAACAGTCAGCTATAGAGAGGAGGGACCAGACTATTTCCTGAAATCAAACTTCCCCACAAACCAGAGAGCCCTTTTCTGGGTTAAGCCACATGTGTGCAGTGAGTGTGGGCGAGGCTTTATCCATAAGTCCTCTCTCCTCATACATCAGAGGACACACttagaggaaaagccacatgtgtGCAGTGAGTGTGGACGGGGCTTTATCCAGAAGTCCTCTCTAGTCATACATcagaggacacactcaggggagaagccacatgtgtgCACTGAATGTGGGAGAGGCTTTGCCCAGAGACCGCATCTTCTTAGGCATCAGAGGTCACACACAGGAGAGAAACCTTATGTGTGTCTCCAATGTGGGCGAGGCTTTAGCCGCAAGTCAAATCTCATCAGACACCAGAGGGGACACACAGGAGAGAAACCTTATGTGTGTCTTGAATGTGGGCGAGGCTTTAGCCACAAGTCAAATCTCATCAGACACCAGGGTGGGCACTccggggagaagccacatgtgtgCAAGGTATGTGCACGAGACTTTATGCCAAAACCAAGTCTTCTTATAGACCAGAGGGAACACtcaagggagaagccacatgtgtgTGAGGAGTGTGGACGGGGTTTTAACTACAAGTCAACTCTCATCTTACACCAGAGGAAACACTCAGGAGAGAAACCTTACCTGTGTCTGGGATGTGGGCGAAGATTTAGCCACAAGTCGAATCTCATCAgacaccagaggacacactccgaggagaagacagatgtgtgtaagGAGAGTGCACCAGACTTTCTGCCAGAATCAAGTCTCCTTATAGAGCCGAGGGTGCACtcaaaggagaagccacatgtgtgTGAGGAGTGTGGACGGGGCTATAACTTCAGGTCTGCACTCATCATACACCAGAGGAAGCACTCGGGGGAGAAGCCTTACCTGTGTCTGGAATGTGGGCAGAGCTTTAGCCAGAAGTCAAATCTCATCAgacaccagaggacacactcagAGAAGCTAGATGTCTGCAAGGAATGTGCACGAGACTTTGTGCCAAAATCCAGCTTCCTTATCGAGCAGAGGAAACCCACCAGGGAGAAGAAGCCATACATTTGTAAGGAGTGTGGACGAGGTTTTAGGAGCAAATCAAATCTCATCATACACCAGAGGAAACACTCAGGAGAGAAGCCTTTCTTGTGTCTGGAATGTGGACGGGCCTTTAGCCACAAGTCAAATCTCAACAGACACCAAAGGACACACTCGGGAGAGAAGCCAGATGTGTACAAGGAGTGTGCTCAAAACTTTGTTCTGGAATCAAGTCTCCTTATAGAGCAAAGGAAACGCataagggagaagccacatgtgtgTAAGGAGTGTGGGCAAGGTTTTAGCTACAAGTCAGTTCTCATCTTACACCAGAGGAAACACTCGGGGGAGAAACCTTATGTGTGTCTGGAATGTCGGCGAGGCTTTAGCCACAAGTCAAATCTCATCAGACACCAGTGGACACACTCGGTGGAGAAGCCCTATGTGTGCAAGGAGTGTGGGCGAGGATTTATCTCTAAGCAGCGGCTCATTAGACATCAGCACACTCATTCCAGAGAAGTGTGTTTGCAGTGAATGTGGCTGAGGTTTTATAATCACTTCTTACGTACCTGAATACACAGAGTAGAAGCTGTGTGCAGGGAGAATATGCAAGAACTTGGGGGAAAGACACACTACACTATACCTTAGAGAGcattttcttttgaagggagaagCATTACGTGGGGAAGGTGAGGTGCAGCGCCAGAAGACACAGAGGGCTAAGAGCTGTGAGGGCAGGTCTGTGGTAGGAATTTCTTGCAGTGTTCTTTCTTCGCTGCGATCTGAGGGCAAGGTGCTCCCGCCACGCATCACTACTTCACCCACCCGAGGGAGTTTTGGCATAAGTCTCCCACTCTGTATGTGGTGAAGGTGTCAGTAGTGACTCACTGGACGATGTTGCCACATTAACCAAACAAAATAGAAAAGTAGAAGCTTTAAAACtgtcagaaaagggaaagaaagaaaactagaaGCTTTACTTGAGTCTTGTAAGAATGATTGACttgttttatttgcatatgccaCTTCTTTCAAATGCGTGGTTGGCTTTTCATTGTAGCAAAAATTTTCCCTAATAAACCACAACTCAGTCATGTACTCTGAAATGTACAGGGAATTCAAATTCTCAAGCTGATAGATAATTGAACCCTTAAGAAAAGATAAGTTCTCATTAGGTTCATGAACAAGTCTGAGTCTTATTCTAAGAGAAGCGATCTAGATTTGGGAGacagaagaaaggaaaagagggaggggctGGTTCACTTTTCCTAAATGATCAGTTTTTTCAGTTACTGCCTTCTATTTGCTTCTGTGACAGCTTCCTTCCCT includes:
- the LOC142423221 gene encoding uncharacterized protein LOC142423221 isoform X3, which codes for MTLSSEQKTLYRDVMLESYRNLLSVGEEPQSEICPCSSCLLALSCQQFLSQHVLQIFPGLCADDHFHPGESSLGPQKQPEHQDSDESCRNENTQGQDQEDVSKPWCESIGEREISSAFCSPAGRQPASSREGNTVVGMEANSVHTAEKDVETDKGLKELETSIFETVSYREEGPDYFLKSNFPTNQRALFWVKPHVCSECGRGFIHKSSLLIHQRTHLEEKPHVCSECGRGFIQKSSLVIHQRTHSGEKPHVCTECGRGFAQRPHLLRHQRSHTGEKPYVCLQCGRGFSRKSNLIRHQRGHTGEKPYVCLECGRGFSHKSNLIRHQGGHSGEKPHVCKVCARDFMPKPSLLIDQREHSREKPHVCEECGRGFNYKSTLILHQRKHSGEKPYLCLGCGRRFSHKSNLIRHQRTHSEEKTDVCKESAPDFLPESSLLIEPRVHSKEKPHVCEECGRGYNFRSALIIHQRKHSGEKPYLCLECGQSFSQKSNLIRHQRTHSEKLDVCKECARDFVPKSSFLIEQRKPTREKKPYICKECGRGFRSKSNLIIHQRKHSGEKPFLCLECGRAFSHKSNLNRHQRTHSGEKPDVYKECAQNFVLESSLLIEQRKRIREKPHVCKECGQGFSYKSVLILHQRKHSGEKPYVCLECRRGFSHKSNLIRHQWTHSVEKPYVCKECGRGFISKQRLIRHQHTHSREVCLQ
- the LOC142423221 gene encoding uncharacterized protein LOC142423221 isoform X1 — encoded protein: MMVSKNREGTDIMKKMAKGLCSVDGDRPQEKKSKPQILKPVTFEDVTVVFSEAEWMTLSSEQKTLYRDVMLESYRNLLSVGEEPQSEICPCSSCLLALSCQQFLSQHVLQIFPGLCADDHFHPGESSLGPQKQPEHQDSDESCRNENTQGQDQEDVSKPWCESIGEREISSAFCSPAGRQPASSREGNTVVGMEANSVHTAEKDVETDKGLKELETSIFETVSYREEGPDYFLKSNFPTNQRALFWVKPHVCSECGRGFIHKSSLLIHQRTHLEEKPHVCSECGRGFIQKSSLVIHQRTHSGEKPHVCTECGRGFAQRPHLLRHQRSHTGEKPYVCLQCGRGFSRKSNLIRHQRGHTGEKPYVCLECGRGFSHKSNLIRHQGGHSGEKPHVCKVCARDFMPKPSLLIDQREHSREKPHVCEECGRGFNYKSTLILHQRKHSGEKPYLCLGCGRRFSHKSNLIRHQRTHSEEKTDVCKESAPDFLPESSLLIEPRVHSKEKPHVCEECGRGYNFRSALIIHQRKHSGEKPYLCLECGQSFSQKSNLIRHQRTHSEKLDVCKECARDFVPKSSFLIEQRKPTREKKPYICKECGRGFRSKSNLIIHQRKHSGEKPFLCLECGRAFSHKSNLNRHQRTHSGEKPDVYKECAQNFVLESSLLIEQRKRIREKPHVCKECGQGFSYKSVLILHQRKHSGEKPYVCLECRRGFSHKSNLIRHQWTHSVEKPYVCKECGRGFISKQRLIRHQHTHSREVCLQ
- the LOC142423221 gene encoding uncharacterized protein LOC142423221 isoform X2; the encoded protein is MMVSKNREGTDIMKKMAKGLCSVDGDRPQEKKSKPQILKPVTFEDVTVVFSEAEWMTLSSEQKTLYRDVMLESYRNLLSVEPQSEICPCSSCLLALSCQQFLSQHVLQIFPGLCADDHFHPGESSLGPQKQPEHQDSDESCRNENTQGQDQEDVSKPWCESIGEREISSAFCSPAGRQPASSREGNTVVGMEANSVHTAEKDVETDKGLKELETSIFETVSYREEGPDYFLKSNFPTNQRALFWVKPHVCSECGRGFIHKSSLLIHQRTHLEEKPHVCSECGRGFIQKSSLVIHQRTHSGEKPHVCTECGRGFAQRPHLLRHQRSHTGEKPYVCLQCGRGFSRKSNLIRHQRGHTGEKPYVCLECGRGFSHKSNLIRHQGGHSGEKPHVCKVCARDFMPKPSLLIDQREHSREKPHVCEECGRGFNYKSTLILHQRKHSGEKPYLCLGCGRRFSHKSNLIRHQRTHSEEKTDVCKESAPDFLPESSLLIEPRVHSKEKPHVCEECGRGYNFRSALIIHQRKHSGEKPYLCLECGQSFSQKSNLIRHQRTHSEKLDVCKECARDFVPKSSFLIEQRKPTREKKPYICKECGRGFRSKSNLIIHQRKHSGEKPFLCLECGRAFSHKSNLNRHQRTHSGEKPDVYKECAQNFVLESSLLIEQRKRIREKPHVCKECGQGFSYKSVLILHQRKHSGEKPYVCLECRRGFSHKSNLIRHQWTHSVEKPYVCKECGRGFISKQRLIRHQHTHSREVCLQ